One genomic segment of Bacteroides caccae includes these proteins:
- a CDS encoding S41 family peptidase has translation MKKLLSGRIAIVVVAVIATVAFFSFKSGDDRNFQIAKNLDIFNAIVKELDMFYVDTIDPNKTIREGIDNMLFTLDPYTEYFPEEDQSELEQMIKGSFGGIGSYIAYNTKLKRSMISEPFEGTPAAKAGLKAGDILMEIDGKDLAGKNNAEVSQMLRGQAGTSFKLKVNRPNAKGGNTPMEFTIVRESIQNPAIPYAAVLDNQVGYINLSTFSGNPSKEFKKAFLDLKKQGATSLVIDLRGNGGGLLDEAVEIANYFLPRGKVIVTTKGKIKQASNTYKTLREPLDLDIPIAVLVNSGTASASEILSGSLQDLDRAVVVGSRTFGKGLVQVPRSLPYGGTMKVTTSKYYIPSGRCVQAIDYKHRNEDGSVGTIPDSLTKVFYTAAGREVRDGGGVMPDVAIKQEKLPNILFYLVRDNLIFDYATQYCLKHPTIVEPEKFEVTDADYNDFKTLVKKADFKYDQQSEKILKTLKEAAEFEGYMEGASEEFKALEKKLNHDLERDLDYFSGDIKKMIASEIIKRYYYQRGNIIQQLKDDDGLKEAVKILNDPAKYKEMLSAPVAKK, from the coding sequence ATGAAAAAATTGCTGAGTGGGCGGATAGCTATTGTTGTAGTAGCCGTGATAGCTACGGTAGCTTTCTTTAGTTTCAAGAGTGGAGACGACCGCAATTTCCAGATTGCCAAGAATTTGGATATATTCAATGCGATTGTGAAAGAGCTGGATATGTTCTATGTAGATACAATTGACCCGAACAAGACCATTCGGGAAGGGATTGACAATATGCTTTTCACGCTGGATCCTTATACGGAGTATTTTCCGGAAGAAGACCAGAGTGAACTGGAACAGATGATTAAAGGCTCATTCGGTGGTATCGGTTCTTACATTGCTTATAATACAAAGCTCAAACGTTCGATGATTTCCGAACCTTTCGAAGGTACACCTGCCGCGAAAGCCGGATTGAAAGCCGGAGATATTCTAATGGAAATCGATGGCAAGGATCTTGCGGGTAAGAACAATGCGGAAGTCAGCCAGATGTTGCGCGGACAGGCTGGAACCAGTTTTAAATTGAAAGTGAACCGTCCCAATGCGAAGGGAGGAAATACACCGATGGAATTTACGATTGTACGTGAATCTATTCAAAATCCGGCGATTCCTTATGCTGCTGTGCTGGATAATCAGGTAGGATATATTAATTTGAGTACTTTCTCCGGTAATCCTTCTAAGGAGTTTAAGAAGGCGTTTCTGGATTTAAAGAAACAAGGGGCTACTTCGTTGGTAATTGACCTTCGCGGGAATGGCGGCGGCTTGTTGGATGAGGCGGTGGAAATTGCTAACTATTTCTTACCACGTGGAAAAGTGATTGTAACAACAAAAGGTAAAATTAAGCAGGCGAGCAATACTTATAAGACTTTACGTGAACCGTTGGATTTGGATATTCCGATTGCTGTATTGGTAAATAGTGGCACAGCTTCTGCTTCTGAGATTCTGTCGGGTTCTTTGCAGGACCTTGACCGTGCTGTAGTTGTCGGCAGTCGTACTTTTGGCAAAGGACTGGTACAGGTGCCCCGTTCTCTGCCTTATGGAGGAACGATGAAAGTGACTACTTCCAAATATTATATTCCAAGCGGACGCTGTGTGCAAGCTATTGACTATAAACACCGGAATGAAGACGGAAGTGTAGGTACTATTCCTGATAGTTTGACGAAAGTGTTCTATACGGCTGCCGGACGTGAAGTGCGCGACGGAGGCGGGGTGATGCCGGATGTTGCTATCAAACAGGAAAAGTTGCCGAATATCCTGTTTTATTTGGTTCGGGATAATCTGATATTCGATTATGCAACTCAGTACTGCCTGAAACATCCTACTATCGTAGAGCCTGAAAAGTTCGAGGTTACGGACGCTGATTATAATGACTTTAAGACATTGGTGAAGAAGGCTGATTTCAAATATGACCAGCAAAGTGAGAAAATTCTGAAAACTTTGAAGGAGGCTGCCGAATTTGAAGGTTATATGGAGGGTGCTTCGGAAGAGTTCAAGGCACTCGAGAAGAAGTTGAACCATGACCTTGAGCGCGATTTAGATTATTTCTCTGGTGATATAAAGAAGATGATAGCTTCTGAAATTATAAAGCGCTATTATTATCAGCGTGGTAATATCATTCAGCAGTTGAAGGATGATGACGGCTTGAAGGAAGCTGTGAAGATTCTGAATGATCCAGCGAAATACAAGGAAATGCTAAGTGCGCCGGTTGCCAAGAAATAG
- a CDS encoding adenosine kinase: protein MDKIIGLGNALVDVLATLEDDTLLEEMGLPKGSMQLIDDAKLQQINTRFSQMKTHQATGGSAGNAILGLACLGAGTGFIGKIGNDHFGDFFRNNLQKNDIEDKLLISEQLPSGVASTFISPDGERTFGTYLGAAASLRAEELTLDMFKGYAYLFIEGYLVQDHEMILHAIELAKEAGLQICLDMASYNIVANDMEFFSLLINKYVDIVFANEEEAKAFTGKEPKEALGVIAKKCSIAIVKVGAEGSYIRKGTEEIKVSAIPVEKVVDTTGAGDYFASGFLYGLTCGYSLEKCAKIGSILSGNVIQVIGTSMPQERWDEIKLNINRILAE from the coding sequence ATGGACAAAATAATAGGATTGGGCAACGCCCTGGTAGACGTACTTGCAACCCTAGAGGATGATACGCTCCTGGAGGAAATGGGATTACCCAAAGGAAGCATGCAACTGATTGATGACGCTAAGTTACAGCAGATTAACACGAGATTTTCACAAATGAAAACCCACCAGGCAACGGGTGGATCGGCAGGAAATGCCATACTTGGGCTGGCTTGTCTCGGTGCCGGAACAGGATTTATAGGAAAAATAGGAAATGATCATTTTGGGGATTTTTTTCGTAATAATCTTCAGAAAAATGATATTGAGGATAAATTATTGATCTCGGAACAACTTCCTTCCGGTGTTGCATCTACTTTTATTTCACCGGATGGAGAACGTACTTTTGGTACTTATTTGGGAGCGGCTGCTTCTTTAAGGGCAGAAGAACTGACTCTTGATATGTTTAAAGGGTATGCTTACTTATTTATAGAAGGTTATCTGGTACAAGACCATGAAATGATTCTTCATGCCATTGAACTGGCAAAAGAAGCAGGATTGCAGATTTGTCTCGATATGGCAAGTTATAATATTGTAGCTAATGATATGGAGTTTTTCTCCTTATTAATAAATAAATACGTGGACATTGTCTTTGCGAACGAAGAAGAAGCGAAGGCTTTCACGGGGAAGGAGCCGAAAGAGGCTTTAGGAGTGATTGCCAAAAAATGCAGTATTGCTATCGTAAAAGTTGGTGCGGAAGGTTCTTATATTCGTAAAGGAACGGAAGAAATTAAGGTTTCTGCTATCCCGGTAGAGAAGGTCGTGGATACTACCGGTGCGGGGGACTATTTTGCTTCCGGTTTTCTATATGGATTGACATGTGGATATTCGTTGGAGAAGTGTGCTAAAATAGGTTCTATTCTATCGGGAAATGTTATTCAGGTAATCGGAACATCCATGCCGCAAGAACGTTGGGATGAAATTAAGTTAAATATTAACAGGATTCTGGCGGAATAA
- a CDS encoding alpha-L-fucosidase has protein sequence MRKIVVLFVVAFCLLSTGMRAQHTFVHKQSSTYEWPEDSLVLKKLDQWRDLKFGVIFHWGLYAVPGIVESWALCSEDVDWISRYGHNNYQEFKDWYWNGLSKQFNPTEFEPAQWAEVTKQAGMKYMIFTTKHHDGFCMFDSQYTDFSISRCAFKEHPKADVAKYVFEAFRKEGFMTGAYFSKPDWHNQDYWWDYFATPNRNVNYKIERHPEKWEAFKTYTHNQIGELMSNYGTIDILWLDGGWVSPRNNQDIDMPQIAAMARAKQPGLLVVDRTIHGKYENYQTPEQKIPEHQLPYPWESCVTLTTDWGWVKNPVYKTPNRIISILMEVVAKGGNLLLGVGPTAEGLIEQPTVKRLQEIGRWMQKNGKAIYHTRITPNYHCGNVWFTADKNGRTLYALYALPEGETLPAVIEWEGNVPERGTSVRLLSTGQRMKWIERDGKVAVTLPANLAGSTEPIALQFDTPLPKQNKK, from the coding sequence ATGAGAAAAATTGTAGTTTTATTTGTTGTGGCATTTTGCCTGCTCTCCACAGGAATGAGAGCTCAACACACATTTGTACATAAACAATCATCGACCTACGAATGGCCGGAAGACTCTCTCGTATTGAAGAAACTGGACCAGTGGCGTGATTTGAAGTTCGGTGTTATTTTTCACTGGGGACTTTATGCCGTGCCTGGTATTGTTGAATCGTGGGCTCTGTGTTCCGAAGATGTGGACTGGATCAGTCGTTACGGTCACAATAACTATCAAGAGTTTAAGGATTGGTATTGGAACGGATTGAGTAAGCAGTTCAATCCGACTGAATTCGAACCTGCCCAATGGGCGGAAGTGACGAAGCAAGCCGGTATGAAATACATGATTTTTACGACTAAACATCATGATGGCTTTTGTATGTTCGATAGTCAATACACGGATTTTTCCATATCCCGGTGTGCTTTTAAGGAGCATCCGAAAGCGGATGTTGCCAAGTATGTATTCGAAGCCTTCAGAAAGGAAGGGTTTATGACAGGCGCTTATTTTTCAAAACCGGACTGGCATAATCAGGACTATTGGTGGGATTATTTCGCTACACCTAATCGGAATGTGAATTACAAGATAGAACGTCATCCTGAGAAATGGGAAGCTTTTAAAACATATACACATAACCAGATTGGTGAACTGATGAGCAATTATGGAACGATTGATATCCTATGGTTGGATGGCGGGTGGGTTTCTCCTCGTAACAATCAGGATATCGATATGCCGCAGATTGCTGCTATGGCGCGTGCAAAACAACCTGGCCTTTTGGTGGTAGACCGCACTATTCATGGTAAATATGAGAACTATCAGACACCGGAACAAAAAATTCCTGAGCATCAGCTTCCCTATCCATGGGAAAGTTGTGTGACGTTGACTACGGATTGGGGCTGGGTAAAGAATCCGGTTTATAAAACACCTAACCGGATTATCTCCATTCTGATGGAAGTGGTTGCCAAAGGCGGAAATTTACTTCTTGGAGTAGGACCTACTGCCGAAGGCCTTATCGAACAACCTACTGTAAAACGTTTGCAGGAGATTGGACGCTGGATGCAGAAAAATGGGAAGGCTATTTACCATACCCGGATCACCCCCAATTACCATTGTGGGAATGTTTGGTTCACTGCCGATAAGAATGGCAGAACCCTTTATGCGTTATACGCTTTGCCTGAAGGAGAAACGCTGCCTGCTGTCATTGAGTGGGAGGGGAATGTTCCTGAGCGTGGTACAAGTGTCAGACTGTTGTCCACAGGACAACGTATGAAATGGATAGAAAGAGATGGGAAAGTGGCAGTGACATTACCTGCTAATTTGGCAGGTAGCACCGAGCCTATTGCTCTTCAGTTCGATACTCCTTTGCCGAAACAAAACAAGAAGTGA
- a CDS encoding ComF family protein, translating to MKHTFLVKEWFGAFLSLLFPRCCVVCGRALAKGEECICAVCNMDLPRTDYHLRRDNPVELLFWGKFPLERATSFFYYRKGSDFRRILHLLKYGGQKEIGAIMGRYMAAELIESGFFQGIDVIIPIPLHETKQRIRGYNQSEWIARGIAAVTGIPVDTEAVVRRKYTETQTRKSIFERWENVEGIFELHHAESLIGKHVLIVDDVLTTGATTVACASRIMEVEGIRISVLTLAVAD from the coding sequence ATGAAACACACATTTCTTGTTAAAGAATGGTTTGGGGCATTTCTTTCCCTCTTATTCCCTCGTTGTTGCGTTGTCTGCGGCAGGGCATTGGCAAAAGGGGAAGAATGTATTTGTGCTGTGTGCAATATGGATTTACCACGTACCGATTATCATCTTCGAAGAGATAATCCGGTTGAGTTACTATTCTGGGGAAAGTTTCCTTTGGAACGGGCTACGTCTTTTTTCTACTATCGGAAAGGGAGTGATTTTCGACGGATACTACATTTGCTTAAATATGGGGGGCAGAAAGAGATAGGAGCCATCATGGGACGATACATGGCTGCGGAATTGATAGAGTCCGGTTTCTTTCAGGGAATCGATGTGATAATTCCGATTCCGCTGCATGAGACGAAACAACGCATCCGTGGCTATAATCAGAGTGAATGGATAGCGCGGGGAATTGCTGCCGTGACTGGAATCCCCGTCGATACGGAAGCTGTTGTACGTCGGAAATATACGGAAACGCAAACGCGTAAATCTATTTTTGAACGTTGGGAGAATGTAGAGGGAATCTTCGAATTGCATCATGCTGAATCCTTGATTGGAAAACACGTGTTAATAGTGGATGATGTGTTGACAACGGGAGCGACTACCGTAGCATGTGCTTCCCGGATCATGGAAGTAGAGGGTATACGGATAAGTGTGCTGACATTAGCGGTAGCAGATTAA
- a CDS encoding inositol monophosphatase family protein — translation MLDLKQLTGDVCRIATEAGHFLKEERKNFRRESVVEKHAHDYVSYVDKESEVRIVKALSALLPEAGFITEEGSATYQDEPYCWVIDPLDGTTNYIHDEAPYCVCIALRSRTELLLGVVYEVCRDECFCAWRGGKAFMNGEEIHVSGVRDIKDAFVFAELPYNAQQYKQTALHLIDKLYGVVGGIRMNGSAAAAICYVAMGRFDAWAEAFLGKWDYSAAALIVQEAGGRVTDFCGNGHFMDGHHIIATNGYLHSVYQQLIAEVPPLDM, via the coding sequence ATGTTGGATTTAAAACAGCTCACAGGCGATGTATGCCGTATCGCAACCGAAGCCGGGCATTTTTTGAAAGAAGAGCGGAAGAATTTCCGTCGTGAGAGTGTGGTGGAGAAACATGCACACGATTATGTGTCTTATGTAGATAAAGAATCAGAGGTACGGATAGTGAAGGCTCTTTCCGCTTTGTTACCCGAAGCTGGCTTTATAACGGAGGAAGGCTCTGCTACTTATCAGGATGAACCTTATTGCTGGGTTATTGATCCGCTGGACGGAACAACGAATTATATTCACGATGAGGCTCCTTACTGTGTATGTATTGCTTTGCGTAGTCGCACCGAACTGCTCTTGGGTGTTGTATATGAAGTTTGCCGGGACGAATGTTTCTGTGCATGGAGAGGGGGAAAGGCCTTTATGAACGGGGAAGAAATACACGTTTCAGGTGTTCGGGATATAAAAGATGCATTTGTCTTTGCTGAGTTGCCATATAATGCCCAACAATACAAACAGACAGCTCTCCACTTGATAGATAAACTTTACGGAGTAGTGGGCGGCATTCGTATGAATGGCTCTGCCGCTGCCGCGATTTGTTATGTTGCTATGGGGCGTTTTGATGCGTGGGCGGAAGCTTTTCTCGGAAAATGGGATTATTCGGCAGCGGCTTTGATTGTGCAGGAAGCCGGTGGGCGGGTTACCGATTTTTGTGGTAACGGACACTTCATGGACGGCCATCATATTATAGCGACTAACGGATATTTGCATTCTGTATATCAACAGCTTATTGCGGAAGTCCCTCCATTGGATATGTAA
- the rbsK gene encoding ribokinase, whose amino-acid sequence METISSNRPKIVVIGSCNTDMVVKANRLPVPGETILGGTFYMNPGGKGANQAIAAARLGAEVTFISKIGYDLFGLQALEIYRSEKINTEFIFTDQKSPSGVALISVDSFGENSIIVAPGASRSLSTEDINKAEEKIKEADIILMQLEVPIDTVEYAATIANRYGKKVILNPAPASTLSNSFLNNVHTILPNRIEAEMLSGIKVMDVESAHRAAKAIGEKGIENVVITLGKDGAYVKEKDEYTMIPAKEVETIDTTGAGDVFCGAFSVYLSQGHSLAESVKFANAAAAIAVTRIGAQSAIPYKREVNL is encoded by the coding sequence ATGGAAACTATATCTAGCAATCGACCCAAAATCGTAGTTATCGGAAGCTGTAATACCGATATGGTTGTGAAAGCCAACAGACTACCTGTCCCCGGAGAAACCATTCTAGGTGGAACTTTCTATATGAACCCCGGAGGAAAAGGAGCCAATCAGGCAATCGCAGCGGCCCGGTTGGGAGCGGAAGTCACCTTTATCTCCAAAATTGGTTACGATCTATTCGGGCTGCAAGCTTTGGAAATATACAGATCTGAGAAAATCAATACTGAATTTATATTCACCGATCAGAAAAGCCCGTCAGGAGTAGCTCTTATTTCTGTCGATTCGTTTGGTGAAAACAGTATTATTGTAGCACCGGGTGCCAGCCGTTCGCTTTCAACAGAAGATATCAATAAAGCGGAAGAAAAAATCAAGGAAGCCGATATTATACTCATGCAGCTTGAAGTTCCGATAGATACAGTAGAGTACGCGGCTACTATTGCCAACCGATACGGTAAGAAAGTAATACTCAATCCAGCGCCTGCCTCTACGTTGAGCAACTCCTTTTTAAATAATGTACATACTATATTGCCTAATCGTATAGAAGCAGAAATGCTATCAGGAATAAAAGTAATGGATGTTGAGAGTGCGCACCGGGCAGCTAAAGCTATCGGAGAGAAAGGTATAGAAAATGTTGTCATTACTTTGGGAAAAGACGGAGCCTACGTGAAAGAAAAGGACGAATATACCATGATTCCTGCAAAAGAAGTAGAGACGATCGACACAACCGGAGCAGGAGATGTCTTCTGCGGAGCATTCAGTGTGTATCTATCCCAAGGACATTCGTTGGCCGAATCCGTAAAATTCGCAAATGCAGCGGCCGCCATTGCCGTCACACGCATCGGTGCCCAGAGTGCTATTCCATACAAAAGGGAAGTCAACTTATAG
- the rbsK gene encoding ribokinase gives MKVVVIGSSNIDMVAQVSHLPAPGETVGDANFMQSLGGKGANQAVAAARLGGFVTFVTSLGNDMYADILKNHFKKEGITTDYIIDDVNHPTGTALIFVADSGENCIAVAPGANYSLLPGSITHFSKVIDEADIIVMQAEIPYETIKKIALSAKKKGKKVLFNPAPACLIDEELMKAIDILVVNELEASFISGIDYTDNNLEEIAETLLKAGTSNVVITLGSQGAYMKNAKETIQLPGCKVNAIDTIAAGDTFCGALAVVCAKKEIDREALNFANTAAAIAVTRSGAQPSIPTLDEVKHFMLEKELALSFNF, from the coding sequence ATGAAAGTAGTAGTTATTGGAAGTTCAAACATCGACATGGTTGCACAAGTCAGCCATCTCCCGGCACCCGGCGAAACAGTCGGAGATGCAAATTTCATGCAGTCCCTCGGAGGCAAAGGAGCCAACCAGGCTGTGGCGGCAGCCAGGCTTGGCGGCTTTGTGACGTTTGTCACCTCTTTGGGGAATGATATGTATGCGGATATTTTAAAAAATCACTTTAAGAAAGAAGGTATCACCACCGATTACATTATTGATGATGTCAATCATCCCACAGGAACCGCACTTATTTTTGTGGCTGACAGTGGTGAGAACTGCATTGCAGTAGCTCCCGGAGCTAACTATTCTTTATTACCCGGTTCAATCACCCATTTCTCAAAAGTAATTGACGAAGCCGACATCATCGTCATGCAGGCTGAGATTCCTTACGAAACAATAAAAAAAATAGCTCTATCAGCAAAGAAAAAAGGTAAAAAGGTATTGTTCAATCCCGCACCCGCCTGTCTGATCGATGAGGAGCTGATGAAAGCCATTGATATACTAGTCGTCAATGAGCTGGAAGCTTCATTCATCTCAGGGATAGATTATACAGATAATAATCTTGAGGAAATAGCCGAAACATTGCTGAAAGCGGGTACAAGCAATGTGGTAATCACACTGGGAAGCCAAGGTGCATACATGAAAAATGCTAAAGAAACCATCCAACTTCCCGGTTGTAAAGTAAATGCGATCGACACAATCGCCGCAGGTGACACTTTTTGCGGCGCATTGGCGGTCGTTTGTGCAAAAAAAGAAATAGACCGGGAAGCACTCAACTTTGCCAACACTGCGGCAGCCATTGCAGTCACACGCTCGGGTGCACAACCGTCTATTCCCACTCTCGATGAAGTGAAGCACTTCATGCTTGAAAAAGAATTAGCCTTATCGTTCAACTTTTAA
- a CDS encoding DUF1566 domain-containing protein: MKTYLKRLLIPILSGLIVCSFYSCDSDDEHTATPIAPILKEIKFPSENDIIPGQVAQINGLGFAKEDIVYLSNADNQKEKVEVTEITDSYLKFIVPVEAGGEYTVTIERAGKQTVLNGTFKVPFVVPIIDIVLPSGNVQPKSKVEIQGKGFEAGDVAVLYASFYPTGVEYNLPLTLNEEGVEFTLPEGLYGVNSIMIIRGERKSNLGTITIETNVGDKLGGGVVFWVDAAKAHGYIVNMSNIGTGTEQFGPEVNPSDAAGTSQNMGSGYTNTQNIVKKFNALQSANNWPEWQGVKIAAQLCLDNSVTEGNAVYADWFLPSREELIEVFKVKSLLAEKGVNIPANNYWTSSEGDGEAGWSAYYVNFYEETNIVSEICSKSGWKIGVLPIRAY, encoded by the coding sequence ATGAAAACCTATTTGAAACGACTACTCATCCCTATTTTATCGGGCTTGATAGTATGCAGCTTTTATAGTTGTGATAGCGACGACGAACACACCGCTACTCCCATAGCCCCCATTCTAAAGGAAATAAAATTTCCTTCGGAAAATGACATCATCCCCGGTCAGGTTGCGCAAATCAACGGACTCGGTTTTGCAAAAGAAGATATAGTCTATTTAAGTAACGCTGACAACCAGAAAGAAAAGGTAGAAGTCACGGAGATTACAGACAGTTACCTGAAGTTTATCGTCCCGGTAGAAGCAGGCGGCGAGTATACCGTAACAATTGAAAGAGCAGGGAAACAGACCGTTTTAAACGGAACTTTCAAAGTACCTTTCGTTGTTCCGATCATTGATATCGTTCTCCCTTCAGGTAATGTACAGCCCAAGAGCAAAGTCGAGATTCAGGGAAAAGGATTTGAAGCAGGGGACGTCGCCGTATTATATGCTTCTTTCTACCCGACAGGCGTCGAATACAATCTGCCATTAACTCTTAATGAAGAAGGAGTAGAATTTACACTTCCGGAAGGATTATACGGGGTAAACTCTATTATGATTATCAGGGGAGAACGGAAAAGTAATCTTGGAACAATCACTATCGAGACGAATGTTGGCGACAAACTCGGAGGAGGTGTTGTATTCTGGGTGGACGCTGCAAAGGCACACGGATATATCGTAAACATGAGTAACATCGGTACGGGAACAGAACAATTCGGTCCGGAGGTAAATCCGTCGGACGCGGCCGGAACGAGTCAAAACATGGGAAGCGGCTATACAAACACTCAAAATATAGTCAAAAAGTTTAATGCATTGCAAAGTGCGAACAACTGGCCCGAGTGGCAAGGAGTCAAAATTGCCGCCCAACTTTGTCTGGACAACAGTGTCACTGAAGGAAATGCCGTATATGCCGACTGGTTCCTCCCTTCCAGAGAAGAACTGATCGAAGTATTCAAAGTTAAAAGTTTATTAGCTGAGAAAGGAGTCAATATTCCGGCAAACAATTACTGGACTTCAAGTGAAGGCGACGGGGAAGCCGGCTGGTCTGCCTATTATGTGAACTTCTACGAAGAGACTAATATCGTTTCTGAAATCTGCTCAAAAAGCGGTTGGAAAATTGGTGTTCTTCCTATCCGGGCCTATTAA